One region of Juglans regia cultivar Chandler chromosome 4, Walnut 2.0, whole genome shotgun sequence genomic DNA includes:
- the LOC109011293 gene encoding uncharacterized protein LOC109011293, whose protein sequence is MTEGSSDIYDNEESSSDRSEEQAAENASVVSSQRCSSFDLNEEACSTMAQVAGLSNIEDDHVKRIDGNSGNNDISGTDDQGKERTSTRVRQYVRSKMPRLRWTPELHLSFVHAVERLGGQERATPKSVLQLMSVRGLSIAHVKSHLQMYRSKKLDEAGQVLGKTYSPLQGRNHMQGIDLHQTTSTTTHQHFRMENGGIVLARHSDHHDQYNVGHSLLHSPLSQLSLDHMIKASFQRLQQCPATNQHDMRRASYLLSKDIGGEKDFNSSSTAFEAQGNSTSSNQTHAMDKDIRIGPMRPSRFLEKKRYWPPSFETISSQWKVKRTNNNITWDNIVVANTNGRQLLSSSEDHLARNSNSFKPEFEPPFRLELNETKMLKDNAWFPDLQLRLSQRVVNEDEKTHGTGTHEISTMLSLS, encoded by the exons ATGACAGAAGGATCATCAGATATCTATGATAATGAAGAAAGTAGTAGTGACAGGAGTGAGGAACAGGCCGCCGAAAATGCCTCTGTAGTGTCTTCACAAAGGTGCTCGTCTTTTGACTTAAATGAAGAAGCCTGTAGTACTATGGCTCAGGTTGCTGGACTCAGCAATATTGAGGATGACCATGTGAAAAGAATAGATGGGAATTCAGGTAATAACGACATCTCCGGTACTGATGATCAAGGAAAGGAAAGGACGAGTACTAGAGTCAGGCAATATGTTAGATCGAAAATGCCTCGGCTTCGGTGGACTCCTGAGCTCCATCTCTCTTTTGTTCATGCCGTTGAAAGGCTCGGTGGACAAGAGA GAGCAACTCCCAAATCAGTTCTTCAGCTCATGAGCGTGAGAGGACTCAGTATAGCCCACGTAAAGAGTCATTTACAG ATGTACAGAAGTAAGAAGCTCGATGAGGCTGGACAAG TACTGGGTAAAACGTACAGCCCATTGCAAGGAAGAAATCATATGCAAGGCATTGATCTTCACCAAACGACCAGTACTACTACTCATCAGCACTTCAGAATGGAGAATGGTGGGATAGTTCTAGCTAGGCAttctgatcatcatgatcagtatAATGTTGGTCATAGTCTTTTGCACTCACCCCTCTCCCAACTATCTTTAGATCATATGATCAAAGCTAGCTTCCAAAG GTTGCAGCAGTGTCCAGCTACTAATCAGCATGACATGAGAAGGGCAAGTTACCTATTAAGCAAAGATATTGGAGGAGAAAAGGATTTCAACAGCAGCTCAACAGCCTTCGAAGCTCAAGGCAATTCAACATCTTCAAACCAAACTCATGCAATGGATAAAGACATCCGAATTGGACCCATGAGACCTAGCCGATTTCTTGAGAAAAAGAGATATTGGCCTCCATCATTCGAAACGATTAGCAGTCAATGGAAAGTAAAAAGAACTAATAACAATATTACGTGGGATAATATTGTTGTCGCCAATACAAACGGTAGGCAGCTCCTATCAAGTTCAGAAGATCATCTTGCGAGAAACTCCAATAGCTTTAAACCCGAGTTTGAGCCCCCGTTTCGGCTTGAG ctgAATGAAACGAAAATGTTGAAGGACAACGCATGGTTTCCTGATTTGCAACTAAGACTTAGCCAAAGAGTTGTGAACGAGGACGAGAAGACTCACGGCACAGGAACACATGAAATTAGCACTATGCTTTCTCTTTCTtag
- the LOC109011294 gene encoding uncharacterized protein LOC109011294 isoform X1: protein MGERKLNFGAPLLSVRRFSSPSASEDRRNRKIIEYPLPDRQLSLPFYQSELDLNQVTEDVAVPFQWEKIPGRAKDGNGPEPLPSEEASVTPRLPPARFMNITKLPSEKECDNTNSLWGQIVPYTSTDKECSREGINEKGGLGLEDDDDVNSDAHDTLSPTNSFSMNYSASGLSGSDGPDVKPSGTFSTDPQTLDFMMSRFLPAARAMTLEPPRYASRKQGASLEQPRKVNKVASEDRWHLLNQNGSNIIPLYGQNEDEEESEDDDDEYDTSGNNSAKGCGPFHGLCFKNSLCLLSPVPGMKVRTLSHVSSTREIVRPSKTVRSQSQIVQKHAWNAVDKSQSDYRVRSGELQKVDKKRNGEYSQLTRSGELQTLGRSSTYTRSQGAGVSPYRNEAPQSRFCSGELPKVDKKRNGEYSRLTCSGELQTLGRSSTYTRSQGAGVSPYRNEAPQSPFRSGELQKVDKKRNGEYSWLTRSGELQTLGRSSPYTRSQGAGVSPYRNEAPQSPFRSVSFLGLPKEIENFKANRFSLCNEGSNKNKQRSGPMSSAVEKTLYVDTVNNAKLSFSNSSSSVTQEWIDSAYEDLEKSLERRGSEDTNNTESIFQDIKCLNISNKGAALDTFVSVDADISSLSAISHPKGQEVTIEDSGHNEGIDRRSSLECSKLTTVGNLNISSDQILKADGPGNADASSVSIHPPLPKSPSDSWLWRTLPSLPSISSRKQEYKTSSTNTKWEAIVKSSHLHHDHVRYSEELITHIPATQNLLQRPP, encoded by the exons ATGGGggaaagaaaattgaatttcGGTGCACCACTTCTGTCTGTGAGGCGATTTTCTTCACCATCAGCATCTGAAGATAGGAGGAATAGGAAAATAATTGAGTATCCCCTGCCTGACAGACaactttctcttcctttttatcAATCAGAATTGGATTTGAATCAAGTAACAGAAGATGTTGCAGTTCCTTTTCAATGGGAGAAGATACCAGGAAGAGCCAAGGATGGCAATGGACCAGAACCTCTGCCTTCTGAGGAGGCCTCTGTTACTCCAAGGCTTCCTCCTGCAAGGTTCATGAATATTACAAAGCTGCCTTCAGAAAAGGAATGTGACAATACAAATAGCTTGTGGGGTCAAATTGTGCCATATACTTCAACTGACAAGGAGTGCTCCAGAGAGGGGATAAATGAGAAAGGGGGCTTGGGTTTGGAGGACGATGATGATGTGAATTCTGATGCACATGACACACTGTCTCCTACGAATTCATTCTCAATGAACTACAGTGCAAGTGGTCTAAGCGGGTCTGATGGTCCAGATGTGAAGCCTTCTGGGACCTTCTCTACAGATCCACAAACTCTAGATTTTATGATGAGCCGCTTCTTACCCGCAGCCAGGGCTATGACTTTAGAGCCACCTCGATATGCTTCAAGGAAACAAGGTGCTTCCCTTGAGCAACCAAGAAAAGTTAATAAAGTAGCTAGTGAGGATAGGTGGCATTTACTAAATCAAAATGGGTCTAACATAATACCGTTATATGGccaaaatgaagatgaagaagaaagtgaGGATGACGATGATGAGTACGACACTTCTGGTAATAACTCAGCTAAAGGTTGTGGGCCATTCCACGGATTATGCTTTAAGAATTCTCTATGCCTCTTAAGCCCAGTGCCAGGGATGAAAGTTAGGACCCTATCTCATGTGTCTTCCACACGTGAGATTGTAAGACCAAGTAAAACTGTTCGATCTCAAAGTCAAATTGTCCAAAAG CATGCTTGGAATGCTGTGGATAAGTCCCAATCAGACTATAGAGTTCGATCAGGTGAACTGCAGAAGGTTGATAAAAAGCGGAATGGTGAATATAGTCAGTTAACACGTTCTGGAGAACTGCAAACATTGGGTAGGTCTTCTACATACACACGTTCACAGGGTGCTGGAGTGTCTCCGTACAGGAATGAAGCACCTCAGTCTCGCTTTTGCAGTGGTGAACTGCCGAAGGTTGATAAAAAACGGAATGGTGAATATAGTCGGTTAACATGTTCTGGAGAACTGCAAACACTGGGTAGGTCTTCTACATACACACGTTCACAAGGTGCTGGAGTGTCTCCCTACAGGAATGAAGCACCTCAGTCTCCCTTTCGCAGTGGTGAACTGCAGAAGGTTGATAAAAAGCGGAATGGTGAATATAGTTGGTTAACACGTTCTGGAGAACTGCAAACATTGGGTAGGTCTTCTCCATACACACGTTCACAGGGTGCTGGAGTGTCTCCCTACAGGAATGAAGCACCTCAGTCTCCCTTTCGCAGTGTCAGTTTCCTTGGCCTTCCCAAAGAAATTGAGAATTTCAAGGCCAACAGGTTTAGTTTGTGTAATGAAGGCAGCAATAAAAATAAGCAAAGGTCAGGCCCAATGAGCTCTGCAGTTGAGAAGACCCTGTATGTAGACACTGTGAACAatgcaaaattatcattttcaaattcaaGCTCCTCAGTCACCCAGGAATGGATAGACTCTGCTTATGAGGATTTGGAAAAGTCTTTAGAGAGAAGAGGGTCGGAAGATACTAATAACACAGAATCCATTTTCCAAGATATAAAATgcctaaatatttcaaataaaggAGCCGCATTAGATACCTTTGTGTCTGTTGATGCTGATATATCTTCTTTGTCTGCAATATCACATCCAAAAGGCCAAGAAGTCACAATTGAGGACTCTGGACATAATGAAGGGATTGATAGAAGATCTAGCCTGGAATGCTCAAAACTGACTACTGTTGGAAATCTAAATATCAGCAGTGATCAGATTCTTAAAGCAGATGGTCCAGGAAATGCTGATGCTAGTTCTGTATCCATCCACCCTCCTTTACCAAAGTCACCTTCTGATTCTTGGCTTTGGCGTACACTGCCTAGTCTGCCTTCCATTTCCTCACGAAAGCAGGAATATAAGACATCATCCACTAATACCAAGTGGGAAGcaattgtaaaatcatctcatttgcaTCACGATCATGTTCGTTATTCGGAG GAGTTAATTACTCATATCCCAGCAACCCAAAACCTACTGCAGAGGCCCCCCTGA
- the LOC109011294 gene encoding uncharacterized protein LOC109011294 isoform X2 gives MGERKLNFGAPLLSVRRFSSPSASEDRRNRKIIEYPLPDRQLSLPFYQSELDLNQVTEDVAVPFQWEKIPGRAKDGNGPEPLPSEEASVTPRLPPARFMNITKLPSEKECDNTNSLWGQIVPYTSTDKECSREGINEKGGLGLEDDDDVNSDAHDTLSPTNSFSMNYSASGLSGSDGPDVKPSGTFSTDPQTLDFMMSRFLPAARAMTLEPPRYASRKQGASLEQPRKVNKVASEDRWHLLNQNGSNIIPLYGQNEDEEESEDDDDEYDTSGNNSAKGCGPFHGLCFKNSLCLLSPVPGMKVRTLSHVSSTREIVRPSKTVRSQSQIVQKHAWNAVDKSQSDYRVRSGELQKVDKKRNGEYSWLTRSGELQTLGRSSPYTRSQGAGVSPYRNEAPQSPFRSVSFLGLPKEIENFKANRFSLCNEGSNKNKQRSGPMSSAVEKTLYVDTVNNAKLSFSNSSSSVTQEWIDSAYEDLEKSLERRGSEDTNNTESIFQDIKCLNISNKGAALDTFVSVDADISSLSAISHPKGQEVTIEDSGHNEGIDRRSSLECSKLTTVGNLNISSDQILKADGPGNADASSVSIHPPLPKSPSDSWLWRTLPSLPSISSRKQEYKTSSTNTKWEAIVKSSHLHHDHVRYSEELITHIPATQNLLQRPP, from the exons ATGGGggaaagaaaattgaatttcGGTGCACCACTTCTGTCTGTGAGGCGATTTTCTTCACCATCAGCATCTGAAGATAGGAGGAATAGGAAAATAATTGAGTATCCCCTGCCTGACAGACaactttctcttcctttttatcAATCAGAATTGGATTTGAATCAAGTAACAGAAGATGTTGCAGTTCCTTTTCAATGGGAGAAGATACCAGGAAGAGCCAAGGATGGCAATGGACCAGAACCTCTGCCTTCTGAGGAGGCCTCTGTTACTCCAAGGCTTCCTCCTGCAAGGTTCATGAATATTACAAAGCTGCCTTCAGAAAAGGAATGTGACAATACAAATAGCTTGTGGGGTCAAATTGTGCCATATACTTCAACTGACAAGGAGTGCTCCAGAGAGGGGATAAATGAGAAAGGGGGCTTGGGTTTGGAGGACGATGATGATGTGAATTCTGATGCACATGACACACTGTCTCCTACGAATTCATTCTCAATGAACTACAGTGCAAGTGGTCTAAGCGGGTCTGATGGTCCAGATGTGAAGCCTTCTGGGACCTTCTCTACAGATCCACAAACTCTAGATTTTATGATGAGCCGCTTCTTACCCGCAGCCAGGGCTATGACTTTAGAGCCACCTCGATATGCTTCAAGGAAACAAGGTGCTTCCCTTGAGCAACCAAGAAAAGTTAATAAAGTAGCTAGTGAGGATAGGTGGCATTTACTAAATCAAAATGGGTCTAACATAATACCGTTATATGGccaaaatgaagatgaagaagaaagtgaGGATGACGATGATGAGTACGACACTTCTGGTAATAACTCAGCTAAAGGTTGTGGGCCATTCCACGGATTATGCTTTAAGAATTCTCTATGCCTCTTAAGCCCAGTGCCAGGGATGAAAGTTAGGACCCTATCTCATGTGTCTTCCACACGTGAGATTGTAAGACCAAGTAAAACTGTTCGATCTCAAAGTCAAATTGTCCAAAAG CATGCTTGGAATGCTGTGGATAAGTCCCAATCAGACTATAGAGTTCGATCAGGTGAACTGCAGAAG GTTGATAAAAAGCGGAATGGTGAATATAGTTGGTTAACACGTTCTGGAGAACTGCAAACATTGGGTAGGTCTTCTCCATACACACGTTCACAGGGTGCTGGAGTGTCTCCCTACAGGAATGAAGCACCTCAGTCTCCCTTTCGCAGTGTCAGTTTCCTTGGCCTTCCCAAAGAAATTGAGAATTTCAAGGCCAACAGGTTTAGTTTGTGTAATGAAGGCAGCAATAAAAATAAGCAAAGGTCAGGCCCAATGAGCTCTGCAGTTGAGAAGACCCTGTATGTAGACACTGTGAACAatgcaaaattatcattttcaaattcaaGCTCCTCAGTCACCCAGGAATGGATAGACTCTGCTTATGAGGATTTGGAAAAGTCTTTAGAGAGAAGAGGGTCGGAAGATACTAATAACACAGAATCCATTTTCCAAGATATAAAATgcctaaatatttcaaataaaggAGCCGCATTAGATACCTTTGTGTCTGTTGATGCTGATATATCTTCTTTGTCTGCAATATCACATCCAAAAGGCCAAGAAGTCACAATTGAGGACTCTGGACATAATGAAGGGATTGATAGAAGATCTAGCCTGGAATGCTCAAAACTGACTACTGTTGGAAATCTAAATATCAGCAGTGATCAGATTCTTAAAGCAGATGGTCCAGGAAATGCTGATGCTAGTTCTGTATCCATCCACCCTCCTTTACCAAAGTCACCTTCTGATTCTTGGCTTTGGCGTACACTGCCTAGTCTGCCTTCCATTTCCTCACGAAAGCAGGAATATAAGACATCATCCACTAATACCAAGTGGGAAGcaattgtaaaatcatctcatttgcaTCACGATCATGTTCGTTATTCGGAG GAGTTAATTACTCATATCCCAGCAACCCAAAACCTACTGCAGAGGCCCCCCTGA